The following are encoded together in the Lathyrus oleraceus cultivar Zhongwan6 chromosome 3, CAAS_Psat_ZW6_1.0, whole genome shotgun sequence genome:
- the LOC127129506 gene encoding uncharacterized protein LOC127129506, producing the protein MSEEKECVADMTLNSVQPKNILVTLKRKRPENISNIKQVNNIRYRMYEDGVTVRDILWTHPDSIKLFNTFPIMLILDSTYKTNKYRLPLLEMVGVTQTKKIYSVGFAFLDSEKRRMLVGPQRYHITKDARVRQIEQH; encoded by the exons ATGTCGGAAGAGAAGGAATGTGTTGCTGACATGACTTTGAATTCGGTTCAACCGAAAAATATACTTGTAACTTTGAAACGTAAAAGACCCGAAAATATCTCAAATATCAAGCAAGTGAACAATATTCG GTACCGGATGTACGAGGATGGAGTTACCGTTAGAGATATACTTTGGACTCATCCTGATTCCATAAAGTTGTTTAACACATTTCCTATTATGCTCATACTTGACTCAACGTACAAGACCAACAAGTATAGACTTCCATTATTGGAGATGGTTGGTGTTACCCAAACTAAGAAGATCTATTCTGTCGGATTTGCATTTCTAGATAGCGAAAAAAGGAGAATGTTAGTTGGGCCTCAGAG GTATCACATAACAAAGGATGCAAGAGTTCGACAAATTGAGCAacattga